ATTCCTCGTGCCTTGCACCACATCCGGTTGGCCAGCGTCCGGTAGATCTTGTCGGCATGGACTGATTCGGGATAGTGCCCGTAGCGCTCGCGATATCGCTCGATATCCCGCACCAGGTCGCAGCCTTCGTTGTAGGCGTTCCAGCTCATCCGTTCCGGCAGGCTGATGCCGTCGACGACGCTGATGGAGAGCTTCATGCCGAACTCCGTCCTGGCTGCGGCCTTGCCCCGTACGATCGGCCTGACATGGGGCTGGCTGATGCTGACGATTCGATCGCTGATGCTCTTCCTGTCACTCTTGTACATTTCCTGTTGCTGCCGATACAGCTCATCGATCACCAGCAGGTCGCGATACCGCGCTGTCGAGAGGACGGTCAGCGGTACAGCGGCGCTGAGCGCTTCGATATGCTTCAGGTTTCGACCGATGTACTGCAACTGCTGGCGAATGGCTCGACGAAGCGCTTTTTTCGACAGGTTCCGCTTCATGATTGCCGAGAGAAACGCTTTCCTGGCCTTCTTGCGATACGTCCTCGGCTTGCCCAACTCCTGCGGAGCATTGGCACACAACTGGTCGATGATTTTCTCGGTCTTTTCCCGTGCTTCGTTGAGCAGACCAATATCCGTCGGATAGGCGATGTCTGCCGGTGCGCAGGTGGCATCAACGATGAGTTTGCCCTTGTTGCCGGAACCACCGTCTCCGTCGTCATTCTGGTTCCTTTCCTCAGCCTTCCTGCGCTCTTCAGCCAGATGGCGTTGCAGGAGTTCCTCCTGCAACGCGGCCAGATCGGTATGCTTCAGCCGCTTCCGAAAGTGGGTCAGCATCGAGGCATCGAAGGGCGCTGCATGCTGGTACGTTTCAAGACCGATAAAGAACTGGAGATACGGGTTCTCCTTGATCTGTTCGACCGTCTCGATATCCGAAAGGCCGAGCTTCTCCTTGATAATCAAGGACCCCAGCGCCATGCGAACCGTCAGTGCAGGAGCGCCCCGTTTCGACATGAAGTTTTTGGCATACATCGTCTCGGCGACGTGCCAGGGAATTACGTCGGCGAGCTTCACCCACCGGTTTTCCGGATCGAGTTTACCACCAAACGGCAGATGGAAATTTTCGAACGTGAGCTGCTGAAACTTCGGCTGGTACATGAATCGGCGGTATCGAGGTGCAGGGTTTTTGGGGCTTTTTCAGGCTTTTCCTTGCATTCAAGATACAAAAATACCGCTTAATTCATTACCATAAAACAATTTAACCATTATTCAGCAGACCCTAGTTAAGGAAAAACTCTTTTCCTTAACTAAGAAACAGATTAAGGTAACGATCAAAAACATACACCCGCCCCCGTTGCTGACCTGTAATCTCTCTCAGGATGCCCTTGCCGATCAATGTTCGAATCAAGGCATTGGCTGTTGGAGTACTGACATGAATAGCCTGCTCGAGATCAGCCGC
This genomic window from Chlorobaculum limnaeum contains:
- a CDS encoding IS5 family transposase — translated: MYQPKFQQLTFENFHLPFGGKLDPENRWVKLADVIPWHVAETMYAKNFMSKRGAPALTVRMALGSLIIKEKLGLSDIETVEQIKENPYLQFFIGLETYQHAAPFDASMLTHFRKRLKHTDLAALQEELLQRHLAEERRKAEERNQNDDGDGGSGNKGKLIVDATCAPADIAYPTDIGLLNEAREKTEKIIDQLCANAPQELGKPRTYRKKARKAFLSAIMKRNLSKKALRRAIRQQLQYIGRNLKHIEALSAAVPLTVLSTARYRDLLVIDELYRQQQEMYKSDRKSISDRIVSISQPHVRPIVRGKAAARTEFGMKLSISVVDGISLPERMSWNAYNEGCDLVRDIERYRERYGHYPESVHADKIYRTLANRMWCKARGIRLSGVPLGRPPKDVEKNRARRRQIREDEGVRNAVEGMFGKAKRRYGLGRVMARLAESSLSVVSITFLVMNLDRLLAAPFLRLFEWLLLELDVIRNLFAWSPPRAAIECRGAMA